One Camarhynchus parvulus chromosome 26, STF_HiC, whole genome shotgun sequence genomic window carries:
- the ADIPOR1 gene encoding adiponectin receptor protein 1 has protein sequence MASRKAPAGAGSGLAAAGRDRERDRERERAHLELAELGPLLEEKGDQGPTGAASAEDPPCPVAREEEEEVVRVLTLPLQAHHAMEKMEEFVYKVWEGRWRVIPYDVLPDWLKDNDYLLHGHRPPMPSFRACFRSIFRIHTETGNIWTHLLGFVLFLCLGILTMLRPNMYFMAPLQEKVVFGMFFLGAVLCLSFSWLFHTVYCHSEKVSRTFSKLDYSGIALLIMGSFVPWLYYSFYCSPQPRLIYLSIVCVLGISAIIVAQWDRFATPKHRQTRAGVFLGLGLSGVVPTMHFTIAEGFVKATTVGQMGWFFLMAVMYITGAGLYAARIPERFFPGKFDIWFQSHQIFHVLVVAAAFVHFYGVSNLQEFRYGLEGGCTDDSLL, from the exons ATGGCGTCCCGCAAGGCCCCCGCCGGGGCGGGCAGCGGGCTTGCGGCCGCCGGCCGAGACCGGGAGCGGGACCGGGAGCGGGAACGGGCGCACCTGGAGCTCGCCGAGCTGGGGCCACTCCTAGAAGAGAAGGGGGACCAAGGACCCACCGGCGCGGCCAGC GCCGAGGACCCGCCATGCCCAGTGGCCcgtgaggaggaggaggaggtggtgcGTGTGCTGACCCTGCCTCTGCAGGCTCACCATGCCATGGAGAAGATGGAAGAGTTTGTGTACAAG GTGTGGGAAGGGCGCTGGCGGGTGATCCCATATGACGTACTGCCCGACTGGCTCAAGGACAATGATTACCTCCTGCACGGACACCGGCCCCCCATGCCCTCCTTCCGCGCCTGCTTCCGGAGCATTTTCCGCATTCACACCGAGACCGGCAACATCTGGACACACCTGCTGG GGTTTGTTCTGTTCCTCTGCCTGGGGATCCTGACCATGCTGCGGCCCAACATGTACTTCATGGCTCCTCTCCAAGAGAAGGTGGTGTTCGGGATGTTCTTcctgggagcagtgctgtgcctcagcttctcctggctTTTCCACACTGTGTACTGTCACTCAGAGAAGGTCTCACGGACTTTTTCAAA GTTGGATTATTCAGGAATTGCACTGCTGATCATGGGGAGCTTCGTCCCATGGCTCTACTACTCGTTCTactgctccccacagccaagACTCATCTACCTCTCCATCGTCTGTGTCTTGGGTATCTCTGCCATCATTGTGGCACAGTGGGACCGATTTGCTACCCCCAAGCACAGGCAGACCAGAGCAG GCgtgttcctggggctgggactgagTGGGGTTGTGCCCACCATGCACTTCACCATTGCCGAGGGCTTTGTGAAGGCCACCACGGTGGGGCAGATGGGCTGGTTCTTCCTCATGGCTGTGATGTACATCACGGGCGCTGGGCTCTACGCTGCCCGCATCCCTGAGCGCTTCTTCCCGGGCAAGTTTGACATCTGG TTCCAGTCCCATCAGATCTTCCACGTGCTGGTGGTGGCTGCAGCCTTTGTCCACTTCTATGGGGTGTCCAACCTGCAGGAATTCCGCTACGGCCTGGAAGGGGGGTGCACAGATGACTCTCTCCTCTGA
- the LOC115913488 gene encoding tetraspanin-18-like: protein MGVLSCMKYLMFIFNVLVFAGGMCLAGMGVWVAVDPAGFQDIVATRAVLSAGAWLLLVVGIALSLLGFLGCCGALRRSRPLLLLFFILVSLVFLMQLIGAVLFLVHWKQVQPEHFLFELQRNYGGDEGAEVFSTAWNTLMVTFSCCGVLGPEDFGNGSRFQELHPGMPWPRACCARDGLLQVGELLGWEQCQERSPGYIHEQIFAMFFAFCLYYNFD, encoded by the exons atggGTGTCTTGAGCTGCATGAAGTACCTGATGTTCATCTTCAACGTGCTGGTGTTT gctgggggaaTGTGCCTGGCAGGCATGGGAGTCTGGGTGGCCGTGGACCCGGCTGGTTTCCAGGACATCGTGGCCACCAGGGCCGTGCTGAGCGCAGGAGCGTGGCTGCTGCTGGTCGTGGGCATcgctctgtccctgctgggcttcCTGGGCTGCTGCGGGGCCCTGCGCCGGAGCCGCccgctcctgctgctg TTCTTCATCCTCGTCAGCCTCGTCTTCCTCATGCAGCTCATTGGGGCCGTTCTCTTCCTGGTGCACTGGAAACAG GTCCAGCCCGAGCACTTCCTGTTTGAGCTGCAGAGGAACTATGGTGGGGACGAGGGTGCTGAGGTGTTCTCCACAGCCTGGAACACCCTCATGGTCACG TTCTCGTGCTGTGGTGTTTTAGGACCCGAAGATTTTGGGAACGGCTCCCGCTTCCAAGAGCTGCACCCAGGGATGCCATGGCCACGGGCATGCTGTGCCCGGGATGGGCTTCTGCAGGTGGGAGaactcctgggctgggagcagtgccaggagagaAGCCCTGGCTACATCCATGAGCAG ATCTTTGCCATGTTCTTCGCCTTCTGCCTTTACTACAACTTCGACTga